In Daphnia magna isolate NIES linkage group LG5, ASM2063170v1.1, whole genome shotgun sequence, the sequence agaaaacgaccagtaaaaaataaaattatgtaACAAGTAGCTTGcttgttatttaattttatttcacttgatattttaatttcgaTATGAAGCAGTACCCAGTACATAAGATTGCAACTATGAGCCAAATTTCTTTGTGTTtcttaatatttaaaatacatttgatTAGGATTTTAAGTAATATAGATTaggttttaatttttaaatacacATTTGATTCGTCTGTCTGTGCGGCACAGGCTTCGCAAAGGGCACAGGGCCCTTTTgctgccggggggaaatagacaattttgacacTAGCGCCCAccggctgccggggggaaatagattttaccaaTGTGAATGGCCATGAGGCAATCACGGTTCACATGCAAATTGTCGTGGCAAATTAGTTTCATTGGTTGTCTAAACCAATTTTTGAGCCTATAATAATCTAAAttatagaaaatgaaaagcaTTTTTAGTCAAGTTGTGTTTACTGGAGCAAATGGGTATTGGATTATTTATTTACAGGAGAAACAGCTAAGCAAATTTTGAGGCAAATTAGTGGCACGTTCAACTCGGGCAAGCTGACAGCCATTATGGGGCCTTCGGGTGCCGGGAAAACTTCCCTAATGAACATATTAGCTGGATTAAAGTTAGTCCTACCCAAGTTTCACATTTAGACAGAGTGGGTGGAGTAAACTGCGTGTGCACTGTAGGAAAAGCGGAATAGAAGGCCGCGTCAACGTCAACGGCGCAGAACGAAAGTTCAAAACTTTTCGCAAACAATCGGCATACATCACGCAGCAAGATCATCTTATGTCTAATTTATCGGTGGATGAGTACATGATGTCAGCTGCGCACCTGAAATTAGGGAATGACGTCtctgaaaaggaaaagaagttAACTGTAAGTGTCTGTAACTTTCCactttattttgattttcgtCATTTCACGTTGGTTTTTGGCAGATCGAGCTGATAATGAATACCTTAGGATTGACGAACAGCCAGTCAACAAGGGTTTCTTGCTTATCTGGTGGTGAATGTAAGCGACTTGCCATCGGGTTGGAATTAATTGACAACCCAGCCATTTTATTTCTGGATGAACCAACCAGGTAACGAACCAACTTGCAAAATTGATTACTTAAAGCTGCGAGAAGTTCAGACGTAAATAACACGAAATTGGATTTTTCCCACAGTGGTCTGGACAGCTCATCCGGTTTGCAATGTGTGGCTGTACTGCGTGACATCGCCAAGACCGGCCGCACGGTActtccctttttaaaaaagtccATAGTGTTTACAAGGCAATTATAAGTTACTTCGTTTAAGGTGGTGGCTACTATTCACCAACCAAGTACTCGATTATTGGACCAGTTTGATCAGCTCTATATAGTAGCTGGTGGATCGTGCATGTACCAAGGCCCAGTTAATTCTTTGATTCCTTACCTTCAATCAATGAATTTACAATGTCCGGATCATCATAATCCTGCCGATTTTGGTAAGTGATTACTTTGGTCTCTAATTTCATCGAGTGCGGGCTGGTGACATAAAATTTGTAACTTAAAATTATTACAATTGAAATatccctcccttttttctttaaaaaaaaaatagcaatcgaTGTGGCTTCGGGAGAATATGGAGACGTTGTATTCCGCTTGATATCCGGGATCGAGAACGGTCGAAGTATTTATCAGGATAACTCATCAACTTCATGCGTACCATCTACGAGCCATGGTAAACTGACATGACACAATTAATCTATTTTGAATTACGTATCTCCGTTAAATGATGACCTTCATGCTCTTTCAATTTAAGACACTGAAGTTGACGAAGTGGGTGAAACAGACTTCATGATCAACAGCCATTTGAGGACAaataaaagaggaaagaatGAACTTTCATACGGTGCGCCGTTTCACACCCAAGTCGCTGTTCTCCTCCGAAGAACTTGGCGTACTATTTGGAGAGAACAGGTATCAGAATTTTCGCTTTAGTAAGAGAACTGTTATATTATCCCAATATGTTTGTTTAATTGAAATTAGCGTTGCCGATCAAATTATCtcatttaaatcataaattcAAACAGATCTTGACTACGATGCGTCTTACTCTTCACGTTTGCATTGCCATCCTGATTGGCTTATTGTATTGGCAGATCGGGGACGATGCCCATGCCGTATACAATAATGCTGGCATGCTCTTCTTCAATcatctatttattttatacgCCGCCATGATGCCGACTTTTCTTACATGTAAGTAGAACAAAACATTCATTCACATCAAACGTTTGGAACATTTCATCCTGTTTTTTTCGTCTTATCAACACAGTTAATTTAGAGAGGAAAGTGCTGGTTCGAGAGCATTTAAATCGATGGTACAGTCTCAAAGCGTATTATTTAGCCAAGACTTTGGCTGATATACCATTTCAGATATTTTTTCCTACTGTCTATTTGATCCCGGTGTATTTAATGACTAACCAGCCACTGTGCATAGAGCGTTTCTTTATGCTGTGGACCATAGCAATTTGTATTTCTCTCGTAGGGCAAGGTATCGGATTGTTTTTTGGCGCTGCATTCGACATCCCAGTAGCTTCTTATTTCGCCCCCATCAGCTGCATTCCATTCTTGTTGGTGTCGGGCTTCATGTTTAAATTTGACGCTATTCCGCCTTACCTAAGCTGGATAACGTACCTAAGTTTTCTTCATTACAGTTTCGAAGGTTCTATGCTATCCCTCTACGGTGGTGATCGTCCGCCTCTCTCTTGCTCTTATTCTTATTGCCATTTTCGATACCCAATCAAGTTTTTAGAACTATTCAACTTGAATAACAGTTCCTATTACTTGTCGGTACTTGGCATGATGGCGAATTTCTTCGTTATACGGGTGGCCGGCTATTTAGTTTTGCGTTTCAAGCTTCGGCACGTGCGTTAAACCATCTTGGTTTTCTGGTTTGTTTCTCACATTTGTACAATCTCAGTGTGGTGTGCCATTCATATTTGGCCCCTTGATTATTCCCCAAACGAACAAATAGCTGCATTTAAACTGTTTATTATTTACCACGTGGTTGTCGTTTCTTGTGTACATTATGTCGCGAGAATTAAAATTCAGAATAATCTTGCATCATTTCTTAGTTTTTCGTACCTATTTACCTTGAATAGCTTCATCCGACCTGAACATCATAGCTGGAGCATCGTAAAGGTATTGTCAACACAAGACATTTAGCTATAAATTAGTCAgacaaaacgaaacaaattgGTAGAAAcacaataaaagtaaaaattaagATATGCTTTTTAGCTTGAAACGCAAAACAAAATAGCCAGCAATTCTCATTACGACAAAGTACATCATCAAGCCAATGATAGATACGTAGTATGAGCTCTGGTCCATGTCAAAGGTTTCCAAAATTTTGCGGGGATAGCGAAAATAGCAATAAGGTTGGGAACAGTTGAGCGGTGGACGGTCGTAGTCGTAGACGGACAGCATGGCTCCTTCGAAACCATGGCGAAACAAACTCCCGTAAGACATCCATCTCAGGTAGAATGGTATGGAGTTGAAGCGTAAACAAAAACCATTGAAAAGAAGCAACGGAATCGCAAAAACTGCTGAGAGGAATAAAGCTGTCTGGATGTCGAAAGCGGCTCCGAAAACGAGTCCAATTCCTTGTGCCACCAGTGACATGCAGATTGTCACCAGCAGAAGCATGCTGAAACGCATCATGCACATGGGCTGGCCGGTCATCAGATAGACGATCGCCAAAAATATAGCAGGAAAAAGGATCTGGAACGGAATGTCGACTATCAGTTTGGCAAGGTAATAGGCTTTGAGGCTGTACCAGTGATTCAAGTGCTCGCGAACCAGCACGTTTCTCTCCATTGGAACTATTTGTAAACaagcgtaaaaaaaaaagttcagtTAATCCTCGTTTAACACAAtgaaaactttcttttttaactcaCAGGTCACGATGGTTGGCATCGTGCCTGTAAAGATAATGAATAATTGACTGAAGGCGAGCAACCCAGCGTTAAACGGGTAACTAGCGTCATTTCCCACTGTTTGATACATCAATCCTATGAAGATGCCGAACACGATATGCGTAAGGAAACGTGTTTGGGTCTGCATCTACGTAAATGAAATTAGGACGTATGTCATTGGACGACAAAGAAATCCATTGGAATGTATACCTTCTCTCTCCACATTGTTCGCCAAGTTCTTTCGAGCAAGACCTTCACTTGAGTGCGAAACGGAGCGCCGTATGTTAttcgttttcgtttgtttttcttttttccctcatCGTCATTCACCTGGTAGGATCCGTTTCCTATTTCAAAATCGAACCTGTAAGGTATAGCCAACCATTCATACATTTATTGTATAAGGCGTTACCTTCCAAATTGATGGAGCGGGTAGAACGTGAAGATGCTAAACTTCCTCTATAAGTGAGACGACCATTTTCAATGCCGGACACCAATTGGGGTAGCACATCACCGTATTCTCCTGAAGCCACGTCCATTACTGGATGTAAGGATACAAATGTATGGTATATGTTTAATAATTCAAATTTCGGTGGGAAACATAATATTCTAGTGAATGGGCGAAGCGGAACAAGACGTCACCGAAATCAGCAGGATTATGATATTTAGGGCAGTGTAAGTTGAATGTCTGTAGATAAGGCACTAAAAATTCAACCGGTCCTTGGAACATGCACGACCCACCAACAACGACGTACAGATGATCAAAATGGTCCAACAGCCTTGAACTGGGCTGATGAATGGTGGCCACAACCTTTCACCGGTGAGTTTAAaattggatttaaaaaaatatatattcgGGTGTAGTAAAAATGATCCAGAAATCAATGCGATTACCGTTCGGCCACTGTTAGCAATTTTGCGGAGTAATGCAACACACTGTAAACTCGACGAGCTGTCCAATCCGCTAAACAAAGGACAacaaggtaaaaagaaaacaataaactACCAATAGCTTTTCATATAAGTAGTTTTAGCTTTCACAATTTAATATTTATGAGGCATGCAGATATTCTTTAAATATTTGTATGCGCTTATGCGTGTATGGTCGTCTTACCTTGTGGGTTCATCCAGAAATAGGAAGGATGGATtgtcaaacagttccagtccgaTGGAAAGTCGCTTGCGTTCGCCACCAGATAGACGGGAAATTTGTGTCGTGACACTACTCGCTAGTCCTAATGTCTTTATGATTAAGTCTGCCTAGTGAAAGGAGGAAATCGATGCAGTTCGACGGCAATCGGAGATCTCAAAATTAACGAGATCTtactcttgttttcttttcgctgTCGGAGACTTTGTTGCCCAGCTTTAGATGCGCTGCACTTGTCATGTACTCGTCAATGGTCAAGTCTTTCAGCAGATAGTCCTTTTGCGTGATGTACGCCGATTGTTTCCGGAATGTTTTGAAATTCCGTTCGACACCATCAACCTCGATTCTACCTTCAACTCCAGTCGTCCTACCAAAAACGGGGTCCAGTTAATTACAAAATACGTAGCAGTCAAGGCTTGTTGGTTATTTGGATTACTTTAATCCTGCTAAGATGTTCATCAGCGAGGTTTTTCCTGCGCCAGACGgtcctagaatagctgtcAGCTGGCCTGATTTGAATGTGCCGCTCATTTGTTGTAAAATCCTTTTAACATTGTTTCCTAAGAAAACGATCATGTTTAATTGGCTGGTTAAAAACGTTAAGTTAAACTGGAGAATAAATACTTTTGCCCACGTTGTAAGAAATATCGTGGAAGGTGAAATCAGACGATGGTTTAGATTCATCCGTTGTTAAGCTCCATAACTCTGTCTGCTTTGTTGAGTCCATGGCTTTTCTCGTTATTTTATTCATACGAGAGATGgccaaaattgtttttaatccCCAAAATCAAAGCGGGCCAAATCACAGATGATGACGATACCCGAGTTTTTTGCCCTAAAACTTGAGAAAGGAAGAAAGCTGGAGATCTTTTCTGTTAACTTTCCTATCTCGTCTCTGACTGTAGTACTCGTCTATTTCTTCTCTCTATTGTAGAGGATTTCCTGAAAGTACAAATTCACAGACGACATGACAAGCGAACGCCTGAAAGGTAACGAAATCTTTTTTTGGCTTTATCGTGACTACATGAGAAGTGCAGCCAATCTTTCGATTTTTCAGGTATTACCGTCAGGTGACTAACTTTTTTAcgtattgtgtgtgtgtgtgtgttagcTTAAGCTGCACGAAGTTACAATGGGTGTGGCAGTTAGGTTAATTGCCCAGTTAAAATAGGATTTGCGGGTGATTAGTTTGTGTTGTCTATTCAGGACTTAATCAATTTCCTACCTAGGACAACTTTGCTGACTCTTTCATTTACATCGAACCCTACATTCTTGCCAAGA encodes:
- the LOC116924031 gene encoding ATP-binding cassette sub-family G member 1 isoform X2, with amino-acid sequence MDTDIKLRERNRGTTATRENQEVSSFDLTFSDLSYTVGKGETAKQILRQISGTFNSGKLTAIMGPSGAGKTSLMNILAGLKKSGIEGRVNVNGAERKFKTFRKQSAYITQQDHLMSNLSVDEYMMSAAHLKLGNDVSEKEKKLTIELIMNTLGLTNSQSTRVSCLSGGECKRLAIGLELIDNPAILFLDEPTSGLDSSSGLQCVAVLRDIAKTGRTVVATIHQPSTRLLDQFDQLYIVAGGSCMYQGPVNSLIPYLQSMNLQCPDHHNPADFAIDVASGEYGDVVFRLISGIENGRSIYQDNSSTSCVPSTSHDTEVDEVGETDFMINSHLRTNKRGKNELSYGAPFHTQVAVLLRRTWRTIWREQILTTMRLTLHVCIAILIGLLYWQIGDDAHAVYNNAGMLFFNHLFILYAAMMPTFLTWQGIGLFFGAAFDIPVASYFAPISCIPFLLVSGFMFKFDAIPPYLSWITYLSFLHYSFEGSMLSLYGGDRPPLSCSYSYCHFRYPIKFLELFNLNNSSYYLSVLGMMANFFVIRVAGYLVLRFKLRHVR
- the LOC116924032 gene encoding ATP-binding cassette sub-family G member 1; protein product: MNKITRKAMDSTKQTELWSLTTDESKPSSDFTFHDISYNVGKRNNVKRILQQMSGTFKSGQLTAILGPSGAGKTSLMNILAGLKTTGVEGRIEVDGVERNFKTFRKQSAYITQKDYLLKDLTIDEYMTSAAHLKLGNKVSDSEKKTRADLIIKTLGLASSVTTQISRLSGGERKRLSIGLELFDNPSFLFLDEPTSGLDSSSSLQCVALLRKIANSGRTVVATIHQPSSRLLDHFDHLYVVVGGSCMFQGPVEFLVPYLQTFNLHCPKYHNPADFVMDVASGEYGDVLPQLVSGIENGRLTYRGSLASSRSTRSINLEGNGSYQVNDDEGKKKNKRKRITYGAPFRTQVKVLLERTWRTMWREKMQTQTRFLTHIVFGIFIGLMYQTVGNDASYPFNAGLLAFSQLFIIFTGTMPTIVTFPMERNVLVREHLNHWYSLKAYYLAKLIVDIPFQILFPAIFLAIVYLMTGQPMCMMRFSMLLLVTICMSLVAQGIGLVFGAAFDIQTALFLSAVFAIPLLLFNGFCLRFNSIPFYLRWMSYGSLFRHGFEGAMLSVYDYDRPPLNCSQPYCYFRYPRKILETFDMDQSSYYVSIIGLMMYFVVMRIAGYFVLRFKLKSIS
- the LOC116924031 gene encoding ATP-binding cassette sub-family G member 1 isoform X1 encodes the protein MDTDIKLRERNRGTTATRENQEVSSFDLTFSDLSYTVGKGETAKQILRQISGTFNSGKLTAIMGPSGAGKTSLMNILAGLKKSGIEGRVNVNGAERKFKTFRKQSAYITQQDHLMSNLSVDEYMMSAAHLKLGNDVSEKEKKLTIELIMNTLGLTNSQSTRVSCLSGGECKRLAIGLELIDNPAILFLDEPTSGLDSSSGLQCVAVLRDIAKTGRTVVATIHQPSTRLLDQFDQLYIVAGGSCMYQGPVNSLIPYLQSMNLQCPDHHNPADFAIDVASGEYGDVVFRLISGIENGRSIYQDNSSTSCVPSTSHDTEVDEVGETDFMINSHLRTNKRGKNELSYGAPFHTQVAVLLRRTWRTIWREQILTTMRLTLHVCIAILIGLLYWQIGDDAHAVYNNAGMLFFNHLFILYAAMMPTFLTFNLERKVLVREHLNRWYSLKAYYLAKTLADIPFQIFFPTVYLIPVYLMTNQPLCIERFFMLWTIAICISLVGQGIGLFFGAAFDIPVASYFAPISCIPFLLVSGFMFKFDAIPPYLSWITYLSFLHYSFEGSMLSLYGGDRPPLSCSYSYCHFRYPIKFLELFNLNNSSYYLSVLGMMANFFVIRVAGYLVLRFKLRHVR